Proteins from one Microbacterium sp. Root553 genomic window:
- the argS gene encoding arginine--tRNA ligase yields MNPDTLAAALLAVLAPIAEERRPGEPFELAASDIVLDRPRNREHGDWASNIAMRLAKPFGTNPRELAQQIADGLAQVDGIESAEVAGPGFINIRLDAAAAGALAKVIVDAGVAYGRNDTQAGKSINIEFVSANPTGPLHIGHTRWAALGDAIARVLAASGATVAREYYINDAGVQMERFAKSVLAAVKGEPTPEGGYAGSYIADLAARVIEARPDLLDLEAEEQVAVARELAYGFQLDEQKQSLSKFNVDFDVWFSERTLHAKGADGTSFVDQAVDRLREQGHVFDDEGAVWVRTTDFGDDKDRVIRRSNGEYTYFAADAAYYLNKGDRGFEYKLYLLGADHHGYVHRLKAIAGAAGEDPEKNVEVLIGQLVSVGGARLSKRAGNIIEMDDLREWLGTDALRYSLERSPADSPLALDPELLQKRTNDNPVFYVQYAHARTHNVARNAAESGVDRSEFAPETLTHETESALLGALQEFPRMVAFAAEVREPHRVARYLEELAGLYHRWYDNCRVIPQGDDPIETVHRTRLWLNDAAGQVFRNGLDLLGVSAPERM; encoded by the coding sequence ATGAACCCTGACACCCTCGCCGCAGCCCTCCTCGCCGTCCTCGCACCGATCGCCGAGGAACGACGTCCCGGCGAGCCGTTCGAGCTCGCCGCATCCGACATCGTGCTCGACCGTCCGCGCAACCGCGAGCACGGCGACTGGGCCTCGAACATCGCGATGCGTCTGGCGAAGCCGTTCGGCACCAACCCGCGGGAACTCGCTCAGCAGATCGCCGACGGTCTGGCGCAGGTCGACGGTATCGAGAGCGCCGAGGTCGCGGGTCCTGGTTTCATCAACATCCGCCTGGATGCCGCCGCCGCCGGCGCGCTGGCGAAGGTCATCGTCGACGCCGGCGTCGCCTACGGACGCAACGACACCCAGGCAGGCAAGTCGATCAACATCGAGTTCGTGAGCGCGAACCCGACCGGCCCGCTGCACATCGGCCACACGCGCTGGGCCGCTCTCGGCGACGCGATCGCCCGGGTGCTCGCGGCATCCGGTGCCACCGTCGCGCGGGAGTACTACATCAACGACGCCGGCGTGCAGATGGAGCGGTTCGCGAAGTCCGTGCTCGCCGCCGTGAAGGGCGAGCCGACGCCGGAGGGCGGATACGCCGGAAGCTACATCGCCGACCTCGCTGCCCGAGTGATCGAGGCCCGCCCCGATCTGCTCGATCTCGAGGCGGAGGAGCAGGTCGCCGTCGCGCGCGAACTCGCCTACGGGTTCCAGCTCGACGAGCAGAAGCAGTCGCTGTCGAAGTTCAACGTCGACTTCGACGTATGGTTCTCCGAGCGCACGCTGCACGCCAAGGGCGCCGACGGCACGAGCTTCGTCGACCAGGCCGTCGACCGCCTGCGCGAGCAGGGGCACGTCTTCGACGACGAGGGTGCGGTCTGGGTGCGCACGACCGACTTCGGCGACGACAAGGATCGTGTGATCCGCCGCTCGAACGGCGAGTACACCTACTTCGCCGCCGACGCCGCGTACTACCTGAACAAGGGCGATCGCGGGTTCGAATACAAGCTGTACCTGCTGGGAGCCGACCACCACGGCTACGTGCATCGTCTCAAGGCCATCGCGGGAGCGGCGGGGGAGGACCCTGAGAAGAACGTCGAGGTGCTGATCGGCCAGCTCGTCTCGGTCGGTGGAGCGCGCCTCAGCAAGCGCGCCGGCAACATCATCGAGATGGATGACCTGCGCGAATGGCTCGGCACCGATGCGCTGCGGTACTCGCTGGAGCGCTCCCCTGCCGACTCTCCGCTCGCGCTCGACCCCGAGCTGCTGCAGAAGCGGACGAACGACAATCCCGTCTTCTACGTGCAGTACGCCCACGCCCGCACGCACAACGTCGCACGCAACGCCGCGGAATCCGGGGTGGATCGCTCCGAGTTCGCCCCCGAGACGCTCACGCACGAGACCGAGAGCGCGCTGCTCGGAGCGCTGCAGGAGTTCCCGCGCATGGTGGCCTTCGCCGCCGAGGTGCGCGAGCCGCACCGGGTCGCCCGCTACCTCGAGGAGCTCGCCGGCCTGTACCACCGTTGGTACGACAACTGCCGCGTGATCCCGCAGGGCGACGATCCCATCGAGACCGTGCACCGCACGCGTCTGTGGCTCAACGACGCCGCGGGTCAGGTCTTCCGCAACGGGCTCGACCTGCTCGGCGTCTCCGCGCCCGAGCGCATGTGA
- a CDS encoding DUF2993 domain-containing protein, with product MSDDNHTRPYPARDPEHPTLVIPGGADEADAAEAAPKPRRRKRWPWVLAIVLVVLALLVVAAELIVRAVLPGIVRGMVVEQLDLPADQQLEVEADGILLPQLIGGSLDTLHLSTDSVTLQGITGAVDATVTGVPLRGGDLRGASGTIRIDESQFGSLLADTDLPVQSVTLEEPNATVSGSVTVLGLSIPLSLTVLPGVADGDLELTPVGAAIGGLEVDADQVGSSLGALGTRLTETQRVCIADQLPAGITLVGLKVVGSEAVIDVDVDGAIATDASLLEKGICPRG from the coding sequence ATGAGCGACGACAACCACACGCGTCCCTACCCGGCGCGAGACCCCGAGCATCCGACACTCGTGATCCCCGGCGGTGCAGACGAGGCGGATGCCGCCGAGGCCGCACCGAAGCCCCGCCGTCGCAAGCGCTGGCCGTGGGTGCTGGCCATCGTCCTCGTCGTGCTGGCCCTGCTCGTCGTGGCGGCGGAGCTCATCGTGCGGGCCGTTCTGCCCGGCATCGTGCGCGGGATGGTGGTCGAGCAGCTCGACCTGCCCGCCGACCAGCAGCTCGAGGTGGAGGCCGACGGCATCCTGCTGCCGCAGCTGATCGGCGGCTCGCTCGACACGCTGCACCTGTCGACGGATTCCGTCACGCTGCAGGGCATCACCGGAGCCGTCGACGCGACCGTCACCGGAGTGCCGCTGCGCGGGGGCGATCTCCGCGGCGCGTCCGGCACGATCCGCATCGACGAGTCGCAGTTCGGCAGCCTCCTCGCCGACACCGATCTTCCCGTGCAGTCCGTGACGCTCGAGGAGCCCAACGCGACGGTCTCCGGATCCGTGACGGTTCTCGGACTGTCGATCCCGCTGTCGCTCACCGTGCTGCCGGGCGTCGCCGACGGCGACCTCGAACTCACTCCGGTGGGGGCCGCCATCGGCGGACTCGAGGTCGACGCCGATCAGGTCGGCTCGTCGCTGGGGGCGCTGGGAACCCGGCTGACCGAGACGCAGCGCGTGTGCATCGCCGACCAGCTCCCCGCGGGCATCACCCTCGTCGGGCTGAAGGTCGTGGGCAGCGAGGCCGTGATCGACGTGGACGTCGACGGGGCCATCGCGACCGATGCGAGCCTGCTCGAGAAGGGCATCTGCCCGCGGGGCTGA